Proteins encoded together in one Hevea brasiliensis isolate MT/VB/25A 57/8 chromosome 16, ASM3005281v1, whole genome shotgun sequence window:
- the LOC110656307 gene encoding protein SEH1 has protein sequence MEKSVATLDKGTTCSAWNYCGQRLATGSVDGSLSIFDPCDPASSSFSCTSKIKVHEARIVKVVWVPPEHGDAIACICADGSLSLWEEVVEDSRPFEWKLCKSFPSKAIKVLDVQFGVLRTSLKMVVAYSNGHVKVYELLDPLELKNWQLQAEFQNTIDSVSTFGRANCFSASISWNPRMGENQELSFVLGFNSDTPQLNSSKVWEFDQAHQRWLAVAELALPADKSDQVFAVAWAPNIGRPYEIVAVATHKGIAIWHLGLNPDLDGRLSLEKVASLSGFEGEVWQMEWDMSGMTLATTGTDGMVRLWQSNLNGVWHEEAAFDSSS, from the exons ATGGAGAAATCAGTGGCAACGCTAGACAAAGGCACGACGTGCTCGGCGTGGAACTACTGTGGGCAGAGATTGGCCACAGGCTCCGTAGACGGGAGCCTATCCATTTTCGACCCGTGTGACCccgcttcttcctccttttcctgCACCTCCAAAATTAAG GTTCATGAGGCTCGTATCGTGAAGGTTGTTTGGGTTCCTCCTGAACATGGTGATGCAATAGCCTGCATTTGTGCTGATGGGAGTTTATCTTTGTGGGAGGAAGTGGTAGAAG ATTCACGACCTTTTGAATGGAAGCTTTGCAAAAGCTTTCCAAGCAAGGCAATTAAAGTGTTGGATGTTCAATTTGGAGTCTTGCGGACAAGTTTGAAAATG GTTGTGGCATACTCAAATGGTCATGTGAAGGTCTATGAGCTCTTGGATCCCTTGGAGTTGAAGAATTGGCAGCTTCAG GCCGAATTTCAGAATACTATTGATTCAGTATCTACATTTGGGAGGGCAAATTGCTTTTCTGCATCTATTTCTTGGAATCCACGAATGGGTGAAAACCAGGAATTGAGCTTTGTTCTGGGTTTTAATTCAGATACACCACAACTGAACTCCTCAAAG GTATGGGAGTTTGATCAGGCACATCAACGATGGCTTGCAGTTGCAGAGTTGGCTTTGCCCGCAGACAAAAGCGATCAGGTTTTTGCTGTTGCGTGGGCACCCAACATTGGCCG GCCATATGAGATAGTGGCCGTAGCTACTCATAAGGGAATTGCAATATGGCATCTAGGGTTGAACCCTGACCTGGATGGAAGACTTTCACTGGAAAAAGTTGCCTCGCTCTCTGGTTTTGAAGGCGAG GTGTGGCAGATGGAATGGGACATGAGTGGAATGACTTTAGCAACCACAGGAACTGATGGGATGGTAAGACTCTGGCAGTCCAACCTGAATGGCGTTTGGCATGAGGAAGCTGCATTTGATTCCAGTTCTTAG
- the LOC110656204 gene encoding dihydroflavonol 4-reductase-like, with product MKCYAKVCVTVATGYVGSWLVKKLLQRGYTVHATVRNLDDPSKVGFLKSLPNAETNLILFQADIYKNNEFEPAIEGCEFVFHVATPLEHDPKSSQVTRFIESSEFSFY from the exons ATGAAGTGTTACGCTAAAGTCTGTGTTACAGTAGCAACTGGATATGTTGGTTCCTGGCTTGTTAAAAAGCTGTTACAGAGAGGCTATACTGTCCATGCAACAGTGAGAAACttag ATGACCCATCGAAGGTAGGCTTTCTAAAGTCCCTCCCGAACGCGGAAACCAACCTGATTCTATTTCAAGCTGATATATACAAAAACAATGAGTTTGAGCCTGCAATTGAAGGCTGTGAATTTGTTTTTCACGTCGCTACTCCTTTGGAGCATGACCCCAAAAGCTCTCAGGTAACTAGATTCATCGAATCTTcagaattttctttttattaa
- the LOC110656205 gene encoding probable pectinesterase/pectinesterase inhibitor 12, translating to MASSIILNLLVLLSPIFFVSTFALNDTSSTSVDTHLSSLRIFCNNKPYPDACFNSLKLSISIDIDTNLISYLFHTLQTAISEVEKLTNLFLSAGGSNDIIEKQRGTIQDCQELHQITLSALQRISVSRIKSGDSRKLADARAYLSAALTNKNTCLEGLDSASGPLKTLLVDSLTSTYTHVSNSLSMLPKQVPKKGRKNRRLLGFPRWISKKDGRILQSDADEYDSSQVITVAADGTGNFTTIADAINFAPSDSEYRIFICIKQGVYKENVEIPKNKPNIVLLGDGNDVTFITGSRSVADGWTTFRSATLGVSGDGFLARDITIDNTAGAEKHQAVALRINADLAAMYACTIKGHQDTLYVHSFRQFYRECDISGTIDYIFGNAAAVFQGCNIISRMPMPGQFTVITAQSRDSPDEDTGISIQNCSIVATDDLNSAYKSRRVKNYLGRPWQVYSRTVILESFIDGFIDPAGWIEWSGDDQDTDDLYYGEYENNGGGSATDDRVNWQGYHLMDDYDANDFTVSNFIAGDEWLDSTSFPYDDGV from the exons ATGGCTTCCTCCATTATTCTAAATCTCCTTGTCCTGCTTTCTCCAATCTTCTTCGTTTCCACATTTGCTCTCAATGACACATCTTCTACTTCTGTAGATACCCATCTCTCTTCCCTAAGAATCTTTTGCAATAACAAACCATACCCTGATGCCTGTTTTAACTCATTGAAGCTTTCCATCTCTATCGACATTGATACAAACCTCATCAGTTATCTCTTCCACACCCTCCAAACTGCAATATCAGAAGTCGAAAAGCTAACCAATCTATTCTTGAGTGCTGGTGGGTCAAATGATATAATTGAAAAACAAAGAGGTACAATCCAAGATTGCCAAGAACTCCACCAAATCACATTGTCTGCCTTGCAAAGAATATCAGTTTCAAGAATCAAATCAGGCGATTCTCGTAAGCTAGCAGATGCAAGAGCCTACCTTAGTGCAGCACTCACAAACAAGAATACTTGCTTGGAGGGACTAGATTCTGCATCCGGTCCATTGAAGACTCTCCTAGTCGATTCATTAACCAGTACGTACACCCATGTTAGTAACTCTCTTTCAATGCTCCCTAAGCAAGTTCCTAAAAAGGGTCGTAAAAATCGCCGCTTGTTAGGATTTCCAAGATGGATATCGAAGAAAGATGGTCGAATTTTGCAGAGTGATGCCGATGAATATGATTCAAGCCAAGTGATTACAGTAGCCGCAGATGGAACTGGAAATTTCACTACCATCGCGGATGCTATAAACTTTGCTCCAAGTGATAGTGAATATAGAATATTCATCTGTATCAAACAAGGGGTATACAAGGAGAATGTAGAAATCCCAAAAAATAAGCCTAATATCGTTCTGCTTGGAGATGGAAATGATGTCACATTCATTACTGGTAGCAGAAGTGTAGCTGATGGCTGGACTACTTTCAGATCTGCAACTCTTG GTGTTTCTGGTGATGGTTTTCTAGCCAGGGACATAACCATTGACAACACGGCAGGAGCAGAGAAGCATCAAGCAGTTGCCCTTCGCATAAACGCAGACCTAGCAGCAATGTATGCATGTACGATTAAAGGGCACCAAGACACACTATACGTGCACTCATTTCGACAATTTTATCGAGAATGTGACATTTCAGGGACTATAGATTACATATTTGGCAATGCTGCTGCAGTGTTCCAGGGATGTAACATCATCTCCAGAATGCCAATGCCCGGCCAATTCACCGTCATCACCGCCCAGTCTCGAGATAGCCCAGACGAAGACACAGGAATTTCAATACAGAATTGTTCGATTGTGGCTACAGATGATTTGAACTCTGCTTATAAGAGCAGACGTGTCAAAAATTATCTAGGGAGGCCATGGCAGGTGTACTCCAGGACAGTCATTCTCGAGTCTTTCATTGATGGTTTTATCGATCCGGCGGGGTGGATTGAATGGTCTGGGGATGATCAAGACACAGATGATTTATATTACGGAGAGTATGAAAATAACGGAGGTGGGTCTGCTACAGATGATCGAGTAAATTGGCAAGGGTATCACTTAATGGATGATTACGATGCCAATGATTTTACTGTATCAAATTTCATCGCTGGTGATGAGTGGCTAGATTCCACTTCGTTTCCTTACGATGATGGGGTTTAA
- the LOC110656308 gene encoding uncharacterized protein LOC110656308: protein MTISCLQPRCIVPCSLLPVSFMGSSSFLQNHRKDLCIVKDLRCWKGGRLGGKKGGGIVCAASLLPVDPWAPTIDSQSIASQLFAFSLFPYIGFLYFITKSKSAPKLTLFGFYFLLAFVGATIPAGIYAKVRYGTSLSNVDWLHGGAESLLTLTNLFIVLGLRQALRNNTRDTQKGTSDLVPAIKEEEKSSI from the exons ATGACGATCTCTTGTTTGCAACCTCGATGCATAGTGCCCTGTTCTTTACTCCCTGTTtcctttatgggttcttcttctttCTTGCAAAACCACCGAAAAGATTTGTGTATAGTTAAAGATTTGAGGTGCTGGAAAGGAGGAAGACTTGGTGGAAAGAAGGGAGGAGGGATTGTGTGTGCTGCGTCGTTGCTACCGGTTGATCCATGGGCACCCACCATTGATTCACAGAGCATTGCTTCTCAGCTCTTTGCGTTTTCTTTGTTTCCTTACATTGGCTTCTTGTACTTCATTACCAAATCCAAGTCTGCTCCTAAGCTCACTCTATTCGGCTTCTACTTCTTGCTTGCTTTTGTGGGGGCTACCA TCCCAGCTGGAATTTATG CTAAGGTGCGGTATGGAACTTCCTTGTCTAATGTGGATTGGTTACATGGGGGAGCTGAGTCGCTTCTCACTCTAACCAACTTATTCATTGTCTTGGGGCTGAGACAAGCTCTCAGGAATAATACAAGAGATACCCAAAAAGGAACATCAGATCTTGTTCCGGCAATCAAAGAGGAAGAGAAGTCTTCAATCTAG
- the LOC110656309 gene encoding probable WRKY transcription factor 41 produces MDSCWNLEQKTLISELIQGMELAKQLRAHLNTASSVETRDSLIQRILSSYEKSLLILNWSGSMGQQQQQQQNFGATVGVVPESPISLNGSPGSDDFDGRHNDVSKKRKTMPRWTDQVRVSSENGLEGPHDDGYSWRKYGQKDILGAKYPRSYYRCTYRNTLNCWATKQVQRSDEDPTIFDVTYRGLHTCSHGQKSVQQPASPEKQVHKQNINQQLQSQEALFNFQKGLRVNTEDIDNTEIAFPFSFPPRYGSMESSGTYSPSFISPTTPEPNYYVSPFQMNNFVGVQNLQHRYESDFTDIISATTSAANSPIVEPDFSLQSLELDPNFPFDMPGFFS; encoded by the exons ATGGATAGTTGTTGGAACTTGGAGCAGAAGACACTGATTAGTGAGCTAATCCAAGGGATGGAGCTAGCTAAACAGTTGAGGGCACATTTGAACACGGCTTCTTCGGTTGAAACTAGGGACTCTTTAATACAGAGGATTTTATCTTCTTATGAGAAGTCTCTCTTGATTCTCAACTGGAGTGGGTCGATGggacagcagcagcagcagcagcaaaaTTTTGGAGCTACAGTTGGTGTTGTCCCAGAGTCTCCTATATCCTTGAATGGAAGTCCTGGAAGTGATGATTTTGATGGGCGTCACAATGATGTCTCAAAGAAGAG AAAGACAATGCCCAGATGGACAGATCAAGTTAGAGTGAGCTCTGAAAATGGGCTGGAAGGACCCCATGATGACGGCTATAGCTGGAGAAAATATGGGCAGAAAGATATTCTTGGAGCCAAATATCCCAG AAGCTATTACAGATGCACCTACAGAAATACCTTGAACTGCTGGGCTACAAAGCAAGTGCAAAGATCAGATGAAGATCCCACCATATTTGATGTCACATACAGAGGACTACACACTTGTTCTCATGGCCAAAAATCTGTTCAACAGCCAGCATCACCAGAAAAACAAGTACATAAACAAAACATTAATCAACAACTACAATCACAAGAAGCCCTCTTTAACTTTCAAAAGGGCCTGAGGGTTAATACTGAGGACATAGACAATACAGAGATTGCATTTCCTTTCTCTTTTCCACCTAGATATGGAAGTATGGAAAGTTCAGGCACTTATTCTCCATCTTTCATATCTCCAACCACCCCTGAACCAAACTACTATGTCTCACCATTCCAGATGAACAATTTTGTAGGAGTTCAAAATTTGCAGCACCGTTACGAATCTGATTTCACTGATATCATTTCCGCCACTACCTCTGCTGCCAATTCTCCAATTGTGGAGCCCGACTTCTCTCTTCAGTCACTGGAATTGGATCCAAACTTTCCATTTGACATGCCAGGATTTTTCTCTTAA
- the LOC110656310 gene encoding uncharacterized protein LOC110656310 has protein sequence MASIQCCKPAEQSCNHGQQNALSEMVSSVFKKEQTHQGHTTSHCQIQCCSHTTATGQKNETHCSCQTLSRGMPKTQTACVSQTTGHEAPGQGLALATTNRTKCHRKSRSGEHKKRVLLQKIKDGISGHSDSDSSSSSSSESNSDDDKCGKNKN, from the exons ATGGCCTCAATTCAATGTTGCAAACCAGCTGAGCAATCATGCAACCATGGCCAGCAAAATGCACTGTCTGAGATGGTTAGCTCCGTCTTCAAGAAAGAGCAAACCCACCAGGGACACACAACGAGCCACTGCCAAATCCAATGCTGTAGCCACACCACAGCCACAGGCCAGAAAAACGAAACTCACTGCTCTTGCCAAACCCTTTCCCGTGGAATGCCCAAGACCCAGACCGCGTGTGTCAGCCAAACTACTGGTCATGAAGCCCCTGGACAGGGCCTCGCCCTTGCAACCACTAACAGAACAAAATGCCATAGAAAGAGCAGGAGTGGTGAACACAAGAAGAGGGTTCTGCTTCAGAAGATCAAGGATGGCATTTCCGGCCACAGTGACAGtgacagcagcagcagcagcagcagcgagAGCAACAGTGATGATGACAAGTGCGGAAAGAACAAG AATTAA